The genomic region CGTCGAGGAACCAGACGTAGTCGCCGACGGCCCGGTCCAGCCCGACGTTGCGGGCCGGACCGAGCCCCACGTTCTCGGTCAGCCGGACCGCGCGGACCCGCTGGTCACGCGCCGCGTACTCGTCGATGATCTCGCCGCTGTCGTCCGGTGAGCAGTCGTCGACGCCGATCACCTCGAGGTCGGTGAAGGGCTGGTCGAGGATCGAGTCCAGGCACTCGCGTAGGTAGCCCTGCACCCGGAAGGCCGGCACGACGAAGCTGATCAAGGTCATCCGGCCGTCCCTCCGTCAGCCCGGCGCGCCGCCTCCCGTCCGCACCGGCACCGCCGACGCCCGCGCCGCGCGGGCCGGCAGGACGACCCAGGCCAGGACGACGCTCGCCACGAAAACCACGAGAAGGTACGTACCGAGTGTAGCCATCCCGATACCCGCGAACCCGACGATTGCCGCCAGCGCCAGGAGCGCCGAGCGCCCCTCCCAGCCCAGCGTGGCCGGGTGCAGCGGCGGCGGCGCCTGCCGCTTCTCCAGCCGCGCGGTGAGGTCGTAGTGGTGCACGGTGAGCACGAGGACGTAGCCGAAGATCAGCCACGGTGGCACATCCCCGATCACCCCGACGGCGATGGCGAAGAGGTATTCGGCGGCCCGCAGCGCGGCCGGCACCAGCCAGTCCAGCGGACCGTTGTGCGCCGCACCGGCGCCCAGGCCGCCGACCAGCAGCACCAGCAGCGCCACCGGCAGCAGCCAGCGCAGCCCGCCCGCCCCGTCGTCGCCGGACGCGGCGACCAGCGCCAGCACCAGCAGCGCCACCGGGCCGAGCGCCGCGACCACCGCGAGGGTGAGCGGCCCCATCGGGCGGACCACCGGCAGCCGGGTGGCCAGCGGGCCGTCGTCACGGTGCAGGGTCGCGTCGACCGTGTCCAGCACCGGCACCCACATCCACCGCGCCCGCAGCGTACGCAGCGCGCCCGTGTAGAGGAACGCCAGCGTGCCCCAGACCAGCACCGCGACGAGGCTGACCAGGGGGTTGAACAGCGCCACGGTCAGCGCGACCAGCGCCCACCGCTCGCCGATCGGGAACACCACGGTCCGCTTCAGCCAGTACGACAGCGAGCCGGTGTCGGCCTGCACCCGGGTCGACGCGGCGTTCAGCCGGTCACCGATGCCGCCGCCTCCCGTACCGGCCGGGCGGGGCCGCCGGGCCGCCTCGTCGTGCAGCACGCCGTACCAGGTGTCGGTCATGTGCCGGACGGTCTGGAGCGTCATCGCAGCGATCGCCAGCGCCCAGCCGTAGCGGTGGCCGGCCTGCGTGGCGCCGTAGCCGAGGCCGGCGTAGACCACGTACTCCTTCGCCCGGTCGGCCATCGTGTCGAGCCAGCCGCCCCAGGCGGAGAAGTTCCGCGTGTACCGCGCCAGCTGACCGTCCACGCAGTCCAGCACGAAGCCCAGGTAGAGCAGGACCGCCCCGCCGACCAGCGCGGGCCGACTGCCGCCCACGGCGAACAGCACGGCGGCGGCCACCGCGAACAGGATCGAGATGACGGTGACCGTGGTCGGGCCGAGCCCCAGCCGGGCCGCGGCCCGCACCACGTACGGCGACCAGGTGCTGACGAAGTAGGTGGAGAAGAAGTCGTCCCGCTCCTTGACCGCGAGGCGCAGCTCGGCCCGGTCCTCGTCGACCCCGGCCAGCGCCGCGTCGGCCGCGGTCAGCTCGACCGGATCGGTCACCCGGTGGGCGACCAACAGCCGTACCCGGTGGGCGAAGACCAGCGTGCCGAGCACGGTGAGGCCGGCGAAGAGCTGGTCCACCGCGGGCCCGGTGACCGCCGGCCGCCCCGGCTCGGCGGTCGGCGCCGCGGTTCCCGCAGCCACCGCACGCGCGGCGGCGGCGAGCGCGGGCAGGTCGTCCGTGCCGACCCGGAGCGCGCCGCCGAACACTCCGGTGGCCTCGCCGTTCAGCGCGCCGGGCGGGCCCGCGTCGACCACCTGGCCGCGCTCCTCACGTACCGCCGTCCGCGCGGCGGTCGGCGGGTCGGCGAGCACCAGCGCCACCGTCGGCCCGACGGGGCTGGTGGCCAGATGCCGCAGAACGGCGGTGTGCGCGACCAGGTCGCCCCCGGTCACCAGGACCGGCCCGATGGCGGTGTCGGCCAACGCGGCCAGCTGCTCCAGGTCGGCGGCGAACCGGACCTCCTCCGCGCCGGCCCGGCGGCACTGCGCGGCGAGCCGGTCGGCGAGCGTCTCCCCGGTACGGGTCGGCAGGCCCGCCGCGGCGGCGCCGCCGGCGAGCACGATCGCGAGGGTCACCGGGGAACCGCGCTGTGGTACGCGTCGAGCGCCTCCGTGATGGTCCCGTCGAGGGTCAGCCGCCCCCCGTCCAGGAAGAGCCCCCGCCGACAGAACCGCGTCAGGTCCTTTTCGTTGTGTGACACCAGCACCAGAGTGCGCCCCTCCCCGAGCAGACGATCGATCGTCGCGTAACACTTCTTGCGGAACTCCGCGTCGCCCACCGCGGTCACCTCGTCCATCAGCAGGATCGGATGCGGCAGGTGGGAGATGATCGCGAAGCCGAGCCGTACCTTCATCCCGGACGAGTAGTGCCGCACCGACGTGTCGATGGCCCGTTCGACCTGCTCGCCCGCGAACGACACGATGTCGTCGAAATGCCGCTTCAGGTAACCCGACGAGAGCCCGTGCAGCCCGCCGACCAGGTACAGGTTCTCGCGTCCGGTCAGGTCGTTCGAGAATCCCGCCGACAGCTCCAGCAGTGGCGCCACGTCGCCACGGACCCGGATGCTCCCCTCGTCCGGGATGAGCACCCCGGCGATCAGCCGCAGCAGCGTGCTCTTGCCGGTGCCGTTGCGGCCGATCACGCCGACGGTCTCGCCCGGCCGCACCGCGAACGACACGTCCCGCAGCGGCCAGAACTGGCCGGACGGCGCGTTGCGACCGCCGCGGTGGATGAACAGCTCGCGCAGCCGCAGCTGCCGGCGCCGGTTGCGGACGAACCGGATGCCGAGGCCGTGCGCCTCGATGATCGGGTCGGCCATCTCAGAGTTCCTTGAGCACGGCGGGTTCGAGCCGCCGGAACGACCACCAGCCGAGGGCCAGCACCAGCACGCTGCCCGTGATCGTGGTGGCGAGCAGCCGGGCGTCCGGGAACTCGTCCGGGTACCAGATCGAGTGGTGCAGCTGGAAGATCCCGACCAGCGGGTTCAGCTCGTACGCCACCTTGAGCCAGCCGGGCAGGCCGGAC from Micromonospora sp. WMMD812 harbors:
- a CDS encoding DUF5941 domain-containing protein, coding for MPTRTGETLADRLAAQCRRAGAEEVRFAADLEQLAALADTAIGPVLVTGGDLVAHTAVLRHLATSPVGPTVALVLADPPTAARTAVREERGQVVDAGPPGALNGEATGVFGGALRVGTDDLPALAAAARAVAAGTAAPTAEPGRPAVTGPAVDQLFAGLTVLGTLVFAHRVRLLVAHRVTDPVELTAADAALAGVDEDRAELRLAVKERDDFFSTYFVSTWSPYVVRAAARLGLGPTTVTVISILFAVAAAVLFAVGGSRPALVGGAVLLYLGFVLDCVDGQLARYTRNFSAWGGWLDTMADRAKEYVVYAGLGYGATQAGHRYGWALAIAAMTLQTVRHMTDTWYGVLHDEAARRPRPAGTGGGGIGDRLNAASTRVQADTGSLSYWLKRTVVFPIGERWALVALTVALFNPLVSLVAVLVWGTLAFLYTGALRTLRARWMWVPVLDTVDATLHRDDGPLATRLPVVRPMGPLTLAVVAALGPVALLVLALVAASGDDGAGGLRWLLPVALLVLLVGGLGAGAAHNGPLDWLVPAALRAAEYLFAIAVGVIGDVPPWLIFGYVLVLTVHHYDLTARLEKRQAPPPLHPATLGWEGRSALLALAAIVGFAGIGMATLGTYLLVVFVASVVLAWVVLPARAARASAVPVRTGGGAPG
- a CDS encoding ABC transporter ATP-binding protein, with protein sequence MADPIIEAHGLGIRFVRNRRRQLRLRELFIHRGGRNAPSGQFWPLRDVSFAVRPGETVGVIGRNGTGKSTLLRLIAGVLIPDEGSIRVRGDVAPLLELSAGFSNDLTGRENLYLVGGLHGLSSGYLKRHFDDIVSFAGEQVERAIDTSVRHYSSGMKVRLGFAIISHLPHPILLMDEVTAVGDAEFRKKCYATIDRLLGEGRTLVLVSHNEKDLTRFCRRGLFLDGGRLTLDGTITEALDAYHSAVPR